A portion of the Macaca mulatta isolate MMU2019108-1 chromosome 4, T2T-MMU8v2.0, whole genome shotgun sequence genome contains these proteins:
- the MAMU-DMA gene encoding major histocompatibility complex, class II, DM alpha precursor (The RefSeq protein has 1 substitution compared to this genomic sequence), which translates to MGHEQNQGAALLQMLPLLWLLPHSWAVPEAPTPVWRDDLQNHTFLHTVYCQDGSPSMGLSEAYDEDQLFFFDFSQNTRVPRLPEFADWAQEQGDAPAILFDKAFCEMMIQQIGPQLDGKIPVSRGFPIAEVFTLKPLEFGKPNTLVCFVSNLFPPMLTVNWQHHSVPVEGSGPTFVSAVDGLSFQAFSYLNITPEPSDVFSCIVTHEIDRYTAIAYWVPQNALPSDLLENVLCGVAFGLGVLGIIVGIVLIIYFRKPCSGD; encoded by the exons ATGGGTCATGAACAGAACCAAGGAGCTGCGCTGCTACAGATGCTACCACTTCTGTGGCTGCTACCCCACTCCTGGGCCGTCCCAGAAG CTCCTACTCCAGTGTGGCGAGATGACCTGCAAAACCACACGTTCCTGCACACAGTGTACTGCCAGGATGGGAGTCCCAGTATGGGACTCTCTGAGGCCTACGATGAGGACCAGCTTTTCTTCTTCGACTTTTCCCAGAACACTCGGGTGCCTCGCCTGCCTGAATTTGCTGACTGGGCTCAGGAACAGGGAGATGCTCCTGCCATTTTATTTGACAAAGCATTCTGCGAGATGATGATCCAGCAAATAGGGCCACAACTTGATGGGAAAATCCCGGTgtccagag GGTTTCCTATCGCTGAGGTGTTCACGCTGAAGCCCCTGGAGTTTGGCAAACCCAACACGTTGGTCTGTTTTGTCAGTAATCTCTTCCCACCCATGCTGACAGTGAACTGGCAGCATCATTCCGTCCCTGTGGAAGGATCTGGGCCTACTTTTGTCTCAGCTGTCGATGGACTCAGCTTCCAGGCCTTTTCTTACTTAAACATCACACCGGAACCTTCTGACATTTTCTCCTGCATTGTGACTCACGAAATTGACCGCTACACAGCAATTGCCTATTGGG TGCCCCAGAACGCACTACCCTCAGATCTGCTGGAGAATGTGCTGTGTGGCGTGGCCTTTGGTCTAGGTGTGCTGGGCATCATCGTGGGCATTGTTCTCATCATCTACTTCCGGAAGCCTTGCTCAGGTG ACTGA
- the MAMU-DMA gene encoding major histocompatibility complex, class II, DM alpha isoform X3: protein MGHEQNQGAALLQMLPLLWLLPHSWAVPEAPTPVWRDDLQNHTFLHTVYCQDGSPSMGLSEAYDEDQLFFFDFSQNTRVPRLPEFADWAQEQGDAPAILFDKAFCEMMIQQIGPQLDGKIPVSRVNWQHHSVPVEGSGPTFVSAVDGLSFQAFSYLNITPEPSDIFSCIVTHEIDRYTAIAYWVPQNALPSDLLENVLCGVAFGLGVLGIIVGIVLIIYFRKPCSGD from the exons ATGGGTCATGAACAGAACCAAGGAGCTGCGCTGCTACAGATGCTACCACTTCTGTGGCTGCTACCCCACTCCTGGGCCGTCCCAGAAG CTCCTACTCCAGTGTGGCGAGATGACCTGCAAAACCACACGTTCCTGCACACAGTGTACTGCCAGGATGGGAGTCCCAGTATGGGACTCTCTGAGGCCTACGATGAGGACCAGCTTTTCTTCTTCGACTTTTCCCAGAACACTCGGGTGCCTCGCCTGCCTGAATTTGCTGACTGGGCTCAGGAACAGGGAGATGCTCCTGCCATTTTATTTGACAAAGCATTCTGCGAGATGATGATCCAGCAAATAGGGCCACAACTTGATGGGAAAATCCCGGTgtccagag TGAACTGGCAGCATCATTCCGTCCCTGTGGAAGGATCTGGGCCTACTTTTGTCTCAGCTGTCGATGGACTCAGCTTCCAGGCCTTTTCTTACTTAAACATCACACCGGAACCTTCTGACATTTTCTCCTGCATTGTGACTCACGAAATTGACCGCTACACAGCAATTGCCTATTGGG TGCCCCAGAACGCACTACCCTCAGATCTGCTGGAGAATGTGCTGTGTGGCGTGGCCTTTGGTCTAGGTGTGCTGGGCATCATCGTGGGCATTGTTCTCATCATCTACTTCCGGAAGCCTTGCTCAGGTG ACTGA
- the MAMU-DMA gene encoding major histocompatibility complex, class II, DM alpha isoform X2, translating to MGHEQNQGAALLQMLPLLWLLPHSWAVPEAPTPVWRDDLQNHTFLHTVYCQDGSPSMGLSEAYDEDQLFFFDFSQNTRVPRLPEFADWAQEQGDAPAILFDKAFCEMMIQQIGPQLDGKIPVSRVNWQHHSVPVEGSGPTFVSAVDGLSFQAFSYLNITPEPSDIFSCIVTHEIDRYTAIAYWVPQNALPSDLLENVLCGVAFGLGVLGIIVGIVLIIYFRKPCSGATPSSS from the exons ATGGGTCATGAACAGAACCAAGGAGCTGCGCTGCTACAGATGCTACCACTTCTGTGGCTGCTACCCCACTCCTGGGCCGTCCCAGAAG CTCCTACTCCAGTGTGGCGAGATGACCTGCAAAACCACACGTTCCTGCACACAGTGTACTGCCAGGATGGGAGTCCCAGTATGGGACTCTCTGAGGCCTACGATGAGGACCAGCTTTTCTTCTTCGACTTTTCCCAGAACACTCGGGTGCCTCGCCTGCCTGAATTTGCTGACTGGGCTCAGGAACAGGGAGATGCTCCTGCCATTTTATTTGACAAAGCATTCTGCGAGATGATGATCCAGCAAATAGGGCCACAACTTGATGGGAAAATCCCGGTgtccagag TGAACTGGCAGCATCATTCCGTCCCTGTGGAAGGATCTGGGCCTACTTTTGTCTCAGCTGTCGATGGACTCAGCTTCCAGGCCTTTTCTTACTTAAACATCACACCGGAACCTTCTGACATTTTCTCCTGCATTGTGACTCACGAAATTGACCGCTACACAGCAATTGCCTATTGGG TGCCCCAGAACGCACTACCCTCAGATCTGCTGGAGAATGTGCTGTGTGGCGTGGCCTTTGGTCTAGGTGTGCTGGGCATCATCGTGGGCATTGTTCTCATCATCTACTTCCGGAAGCCTTGCTCAGGTG CTACCCCAAGCTCCTCGTAG
- the MAMU-DMA gene encoding major histocompatibility complex, class II, DM alpha isoform X1, giving the protein MGHEQNQGAALLQMLPLLWLLPHSWAVPEAPTPVWRDDLQNHTFLHTVYCQDGSPSMGLSEAYDEDQLFFFDFSQNTRVPRLPEFADWAQEQGDAPAILFDKAFCEMMIQQIGPQLDGKIPVSRGFPIAEVFTLKPLEFGKPNTLVCFVSNLFPPMLTVNWQHHSVPVEGSGPTFVSAVDGLSFQAFSYLNITPEPSDIFSCIVTHEIDRYTAIAYWVPQNALPSDLLENVLCGVAFGLGVLGIIVGIVLIIYFRKPCSGATPSSS; this is encoded by the exons ATGGGTCATGAACAGAACCAAGGAGCTGCGCTGCTACAGATGCTACCACTTCTGTGGCTGCTACCCCACTCCTGGGCCGTCCCAGAAG CTCCTACTCCAGTGTGGCGAGATGACCTGCAAAACCACACGTTCCTGCACACAGTGTACTGCCAGGATGGGAGTCCCAGTATGGGACTCTCTGAGGCCTACGATGAGGACCAGCTTTTCTTCTTCGACTTTTCCCAGAACACTCGGGTGCCTCGCCTGCCTGAATTTGCTGACTGGGCTCAGGAACAGGGAGATGCTCCTGCCATTTTATTTGACAAAGCATTCTGCGAGATGATGATCCAGCAAATAGGGCCACAACTTGATGGGAAAATCCCGGTgtccagag GGTTTCCTATCGCTGAGGTGTTCACGCTGAAGCCCCTGGAGTTTGGCAAACCCAACACGTTGGTCTGTTTTGTCAGTAATCTCTTCCCACCCATGCTGACAGTGAACTGGCAGCATCATTCCGTCCCTGTGGAAGGATCTGGGCCTACTTTTGTCTCAGCTGTCGATGGACTCAGCTTCCAGGCCTTTTCTTACTTAAACATCACACCGGAACCTTCTGACATTTTCTCCTGCATTGTGACTCACGAAATTGACCGCTACACAGCAATTGCCTATTGGG TGCCCCAGAACGCACTACCCTCAGATCTGCTGGAGAATGTGCTGTGTGGCGTGGCCTTTGGTCTAGGTGTGCTGGGCATCATCGTGGGCATTGTTCTCATCATCTACTTCCGGAAGCCTTGCTCAGGTG CTACCCCAAGCTCCTCGTAG